The nucleotide window ATCGAAGCGTCAGTATGTATTGATCGAATTTGGTGCCAAGTGGTGCCCAGCGTGTTTGAAGTTTGAGCACGATGTTCTCAACAGCGACGATTTTAAAATCAAGTACAACCAGTTCGTTCATCTTTTGGTGGATTATGACTGGGACGGCAGCAAAGAGTATCGGG belongs to Bdellovibrionales bacterium and includes:
- a CDS encoding thioredoxin family protein, which gives rise to MLLKLISILLSAVLAQDLELDSESANVDQGKSALVIPQNSYFKNDFPGAIAAAKKSKRQYVLIEFGAKWCPACLKFEHDVLNSDDFKIKYNQFVHLLVDYDWDGSKEYR